Within Massilia litorea, the genomic segment TCCGCCGCTTCCGCACCGGCGCCCCGCACTTCGCCCTGATCGGCGAAAAGGGCAAGCGCCCGGTCGGCTTCATTACGCTCGACAACCTGCTCGGCGCGATGGTCGGCGAGATCCGCGACGAATTCCGGATGAACGAAAACGACTGGCTGCCGCAGTCGGACGGCACCTATATCGGCAAGGCCTCGCTGCCGATCTATTCGCTCGAACGCCTGCTCGGCATCGACATCGACAACGAAGAGATGGGCCTGGACGACGTCGAATCGGTCGGCGGCCTGCTGATGGCGAAGCTGGGCGACATTCCGAAACAGGGGCAGCGCATCGAGTTCCCGAAATTCGACGTGGTCGTGAAAAAGACGAACGGCCCGCGCATCCTGCTGGTGAAAGTAATCCCGCGCCTGGAGCGCGGCGAAGACGAAGACGAACTGAGCTAAGACGTACAAACGCGTTACAAAGCCGCTGCCCTGCGCACCGCTTTGCATGCGTATAATGTTTCGTTGGAAAAATCATCAGTTCACAGTGAGGCCCGTATGAACGTGCGTCTTCGTAACAACGTGACCATCGCGGGCAGCGGCCCCATCACCCTCGTGTTTGCGCATGGCTTCGGCTGCGACCAGGTCGTGTGGCGCTTCATGGCGCCCGCCTTCGCGGACCGCTACCGCGTGGTCACCTTCGACCTGACGGGCAGCGGCAACTCCGACCTGGCGGCCTACGACCGCGAGCGCCACGCGACCCTGCATGGCCATGCCGACGACCTGCTTGAAATTATCGACGACCTGAAAGGCCCGGTCGTGTATGTCGGCCATTCGGTCAGCGCCATGATCGGCATGCTGGCCGGGATCAAGGCGCCGGAGCGTTTCCTGGCCCAGGTCATGATCGCGCCTTCGCCCTGCTATATCGACGACGGCGACTACCGCGGCGGCTTTTCGCGCGGCGACATCGACGAGCTGCTCGATACGATGGAAGCGAACTATCTCGGCTGGTCGAGCGCGATGGCGCCGGTCATCATGGGCGCGCCCAACCTGCCGCACCTGGGCATCGAACTGACCAACAGCTTCTGCCGCAACGATCCCGACATCGCCCGCCATTTCGGCCGCGTCACCTTCCTGTCCGACCACCGCGCCGACCTCGCCGACGCGACCCTGCCGACGCTGATCCTGCAGTGCAGCGACGACCTGATCGCACCACGCGAAGTGGGCGCCTGGCTGCGCGAGCGGCTCGCCGGCAGCCGGCTCGAGCAGGTGCGCAACATTGGCCACTGCCCGCACATGAGCGCGCCGCAGGACTGCGTGCGCCTGACCCAGGCCTTCCTCGACCAACAGGGATTGTCGGCTTGAACGGATTGCCGGACGACGACACGCTCTACCAGCACGCCCCCTGCGGCCTGCTGCTGACCGACGGCGCCGGCCTGATCCTGCGCGCGAACGCGACGCTGTGCCGCTGGCTCGGCTATTCGGCGAGCGCGCTGGTGAACAAGGTGCACATCCAGGACCGCCTGCCGGTGGGCACCCGCCTGTTTCACCAGACCCACTGCCTGCCGCTGCTGCAGGTGCAGGGTTCGGTGGCCCAGTTGCAGGTCGAGCTGCGCGACAGCGCCGGGCAGCGTGTGCCCGTCCTGGTGAACATCGTGCGCCGGATCGTCGACGGCGCGGCCTTCGACGAATGGGCCTTGTTCGCCGTGAACGAGCGGCGTTCCTACGAGCGCGAACTGCTGGCCGCGCGTAAAAGTGCCGAGCAGGCGCTCGAGGCCCGGCTCGAGGCCGAAACCCAGCTGCGCGCCCTGAACCTGGCCCTGTCCGACGCCGACCGCCGCAAGGACGAATTCCTCGCCACCCTGTCGCACGAACTGAGAAATCCGCTGGCGCCGATGCGCAGCGCCCTGGAGGTGCTGAAGCTTGAGCACGGCGCCGGTGCGGAGCGGCGTCCCCTGCTCGACGTG encodes:
- a CDS encoding alpha/beta fold hydrolase → MNVRLRNNVTIAGSGPITLVFAHGFGCDQVVWRFMAPAFADRYRVVTFDLTGSGNSDLAAYDRERHATLHGHADDLLEIIDDLKGPVVYVGHSVSAMIGMLAGIKAPERFLAQVMIAPSPCYIDDGDYRGGFSRGDIDELLDTMEANYLGWSSAMAPVIMGAPNLPHLGIELTNSFCRNDPDIARHFGRVTFLSDHRADLADATLPTLILQCSDDLIAPREVGAWLRERLAGSRLEQVRNIGHCPHMSAPQDCVRLTQAFLDQQGLSA